The sequence ACGCGCCGCCACCGGCAGGAGTTTTCCAGGTCACACCGCGCTCTGAGAGGAAACGATTCTTGAAGTCACATGTTCCCGCCGACCCGACCGTGGTGCATCCGATGCCCGAGCAGCCGCGGGTGGTGCTGCTGAAGCCGCTGGTCACCTCTCCGCTGATCGAGGTCGGGGAGTTCACCTACTATGACGACCCGGATGATCCGACCGCCTTCGAGACCCGCAACGTCCTGTATCACTACGGGCCGGAAAAGCTGGTCATCGGGAAGTTCTGCGCGCTGGGCGAGGGGGTGCGGTTCATCATGAACGGCGCCAACCACCGCATGGACGGCCCCTCGACCTTCCCGTTCCCGATCATGGGCGGTTCCTGGGCCGAGCACTTCGATCTCATCGCCGCTCTGCCCGGTCGGGGTGACACCGTGGTGGGCCATGACGTCTGGTTCGGGTACCGGTCCATGGTGATGCCCGGAGTCCGCATCGGTGATGGTGCGATCATCGCTTCCGGTTCCGTCGTCGTCGACGATGTCCCCGCCTACGGCATCGTCGGCGGCAACCCGGCCAAGCTCATCCGCCGTCGCCACAGCGACGAGGACATCGTCCGCCTTCTGGCCCTGGCCTGGTGGGACTGGCCGCTGCAGCACATCACCGAGCACATCCGCACGATCATGTCCGGCAGCGTCGACGACCTAGAGGCCGCGGCACCGGGGCGGCGGTAGCGGCACGCCGGGGCCCGCCGCCCGTGAGAGCGGCGGGTCGTCAAGCGGCTCCGCCGGCCCGGAGATCCTCTGAACGTGCCGGGGCGGTGCCGGAGCTCGTCGCCGATCAGCTCGGCGTCGGCCAGGTCTGTGCGCCGGAGGCTTGGCGTTGAACGCGGTCATCTGGCGGAGCAGCCTGTACGCGAATTCGAATCCACGGCACTTCGGCCTGTGGCACAAGGGTGCAACGTGCTTGAACGCGATCAACGATCAGGTGACGGGGCTCGGCGGCGCGGCGGGAAGGACGCAGCACAGGGCGTGGCGCAGGGTGGTGGCGAAGGAGGCGGTGTTGCCGGGCTCCAGCCAGCGCCGTCCCGCCACGCGGATGGCGCCGGCGACGGCGGCCGCCATGACGGCGGGGAACAGGTCGCGTCCGAGGTCGGTGCCGGTGCGCGCCGCGATCGCCTCGGCGAGCGGGCCCTCCGCCATGGTGAACGCCTTCAGCGCCTCGCCCTCCAGCTCGGGTGTCGACATGATCATGCGTAGGCCGGCCTTGTCGGGCTCGGGGCTGGTGTAGAGCTCGATTACGGCGGCGATGACGGCCTGGTCGAGCGGCTCGTCGTCGGGCCGGGAGCGCAGCGCCTGTCCCACCTTCCTGGACCGGTCGGCC comes from Streptosporangium roseum DSM 43021 and encodes:
- a CDS encoding CatB-related O-acetyltransferase → MPEQPRVVLLKPLVTSPLIEVGEFTYYDDPDDPTAFETRNVLYHYGPEKLVIGKFCALGEGVRFIMNGANHRMDGPSTFPFPIMGGSWAEHFDLIAALPGRGDTVVGHDVWFGYRSMVMPGVRIGDGAIIASGSVVVDDVPAYGIVGGNPAKLIRRRHSDEDIVRLLALAWWDWPLQHITEHIRTIMSGSVDDLEAAAPGRR
- a CDS encoding TetR/AcrR family transcriptional regulator, with product MNDDAPDLRTRNKQATRMAIGDAALRLAIELGPNGLALVRVHDIATTAGVSPRTYNNYFSSREEAICSFQADRSRKVGQALRSRPDDEPLDQAVIAAVIELYTSPEPDKAGLRMIMSTPELEGEALKAFTMAEGPLAEAIAARTGTDLGRDLFPAVMAAAVAGAIRVAGRRWLEPGNTASFATTLRHALCCVLPAAPPSPVT